A single window of Nicoliella spurrieriana DNA harbors:
- a CDS encoding amino acid ABC transporter substrate-binding protein/permease has product MKKFRLLFNAMLIAFVSLLIGVGVANPVAHAEKTYQIGTDVTFPPFEFANDQNKYVGIDIDLMKAIAKNQGFKVNIKPIGFNAAVQATQSGQIDGVIAGMNITPERAQTFDFSKPYYKSGVVMAVKQGGSIKNLSQLRGKKVAVKTGTSGAAYANSLKKKYGFKVITFDDSNNMYQDVLTGNSAACFEDEPVMKYSIKQGTKLAIVTKPAESGSYGFAVDKGKNKVLLAKFNKGLANLQKNGEYKKIVDHYLESKGTNANSSDHSFIGILKQNKGFLWSGFKQTLWLSIVSIIFATLFGVVVGLLGVLPYKFFQGLSSTLIYIFRGLPLLVLALFIYTGIPTLTGTKIPAFIAGVVTLMFNEGAYIAAFVRGGINSVDSGQMEAARSLGLPFSKSMFKVILPQGIKLIIPSFINQFIITLKDTSILSIIGILELTQTGKIIIARNLEGFKVWTIIALIYLIVITLLTWLSNWGERRTRL; this is encoded by the coding sequence ATGAAAAAATTCAGGTTACTCTTTAATGCAATGTTAATAGCCTTTGTTTCGCTATTAATTGGGGTCGGGGTCGCAAACCCAGTTGCCCATGCAGAGAAGACATATCAAATCGGGACCGATGTTACGTTTCCACCATTCGAATTTGCGAATGATCAAAACAAGTATGTCGGAATTGATATTGATTTGATGAAGGCAATTGCTAAGAATCAAGGATTTAAGGTTAACATTAAGCCAATTGGGTTTAATGCAGCTGTCCAAGCGACTCAGTCTGGGCAAATTGATGGTGTGATTGCTGGGATGAACATTACTCCAGAACGGGCCCAAACGTTTGATTTTTCCAAACCTTATTACAAGTCTGGAGTCGTAATGGCGGTTAAGCAGGGCGGCAGTATTAAGAACCTAAGCCAATTACGTGGTAAGAAGGTTGCCGTTAAGACTGGGACTTCTGGAGCTGCTTATGCGAATAGCTTAAAGAAAAAGTACGGCTTTAAGGTAATTACCTTTGATGATTCTAATAATATGTACCAAGATGTTTTAACTGGAAATTCAGCAGCTTGTTTCGAAGATGAACCAGTTATGAAGTACAGTATCAAGCAGGGAACTAAACTTGCAATCGTTACTAAGCCTGCTGAAAGTGGTTCATATGGATTTGCCGTTGATAAGGGTAAAAACAAGGTATTGCTCGCTAAGTTCAATAAGGGACTAGCTAACTTACAAAAGAACGGTGAGTACAAGAAGATTGTGGATCACTACCTTGAAAGTAAGGGCACTAATGCTAATTCTAGTGATCACTCATTCATTGGAATCTTAAAGCAAAATAAGGGCTTCCTATGGAGTGGGTTTAAACAAACACTGTGGTTAAGTATCGTTTCCATCATCTTTGCAACCCTATTTGGAGTGGTTGTAGGACTCTTGGGAGTGCTACCATATAAGTTCTTCCAGGGACTATCAAGTACCTTGATCTACATTTTCCGTGGATTACCATTGCTGGTCTTAGCGTTATTTATCTATACTGGGATTCCTACGTTGACTGGGACTAAGATTCCTGCCTTTATTGCCGGGGTTGTCACCTTGATGTTCAATGAAGGGGCCTACATTGCTGCCTTTGTTCGTGGTGGAATTAACTCCGTTGATAGTGGACAAATGGAAGCTGCTCGTAGTTTAGGGTTACCATTCTCGAAATCGATGTTTAAGGTCATCCTACCACAGGGAATTAAGTTAATTATTCCATCATTTATTAACCAATTTATTATCACCCTAAAGGATACTTCCATCTTATCGATTATTGGGATTCTAGAATTGACCCAAACTGGTAAAATCATTATTGCAAGAAACTTGGAAGGATTTAAGGTCTGGACAATTATTGCTTTGATTTACTTGATCGTGATCACGTTATTGACCTGGTTATCAAATTGGGGCGAAAGGAGAACTAGATTATGA
- a CDS encoding transcriptional regulator translates to MEIKIKEYLSDNQLSIYRVAKASGYGYTTLHKSFNKHQSSSTSINIRDLQALASAQHQKMWQVLKELEEHYLDD, encoded by the coding sequence ATGGAAATAAAAATCAAAGAATATCTTAGTGATAATCAACTCTCTATTTATAGGGTTGCCAAAGCTTCTGGTTACGGATATACGACGTTACATAAGTCGTTTAATAAGCATCAGTCTAGTTCCACTTCAATTAATATTCGAGACTTGCAAGCGCTCGCTAGTGCTCAACATCAAAAGATGTGGCAAGTCCTTAAGGAATTAGAGGAACATTATTTAGATGATTGA
- a CDS encoding putative quinol monooxygenase produces the protein MIVVNVRITIDPNKRDEYLKFIGDLVEKSLMDDGNLAYGHYQDVNNENQYLILEHWDSQADLDAHLQTAHLINFKEHIGDYTTQEPELLFMNSKK, from the coding sequence ATGATAGTTGTAAACGTTAGAATTACGATTGATCCTAATAAGCGGGATGAGTATCTTAAATTTATTGGTGATTTGGTTGAAAAATCACTAATGGACGATGGTAATTTAGCTTATGGTCATTATCAAGATGTTAACAATGAAAATCAATATTTAATTTTGGAGCATTGGGATAGTCAAGCGGACTTAGATGCTCACTTACAAACTGCCCATCTGATTAACTTTAAGGAACACATTGGTGATTACACCACCCAGGAACCAGAATTGCTATTTATGAATTCTAAAAAATAA
- a CDS encoding Y-family DNA polymerase, producing the protein MDLDYSKEPHGVFMVVDNKSFYASVESVKLGLNPMKSILVVLSENDNTNGGLILATSPMAKKRYHLKNVDRKRDLPHDDQMIIVPPRMNLYIEKNIAVNNIFKQFAAEADVYPYSIDESIIDMSKSWKLFGKTHQEVARNIQLAVKRELGLYTTVGIGENPLQAKLALDILAKHDHDMIGELTYESFGQHIWPIRDLSSIWSIGNRTAKHLNELGIDSIGDLAHTDPYYLQQEFGIIGGQLFALANGIDRAQLDQPVKAKSKSVGNSQVLAHDYHHSDEIKVLIREIGEQVAARLRHQHKQATIVSLHVGFSFAAQADGLGDGFAHSKRIDRSDNSTELIQYLIAMFDKYWHGESVRNVAVSYGGLIDGQGEQIDLFKPVDTQLKHQKLDRLVDEIRDKFGVNAIMHPYNLKAGATRQKRSKLVGGHNGGNSFK; encoded by the coding sequence ATGGACTTGGACTATAGTAAGGAGCCGCATGGCGTTTTTATGGTGGTGGATAATAAATCATTCTATGCAAGTGTTGAAAGTGTTAAGTTGGGGTTAAATCCAATGAAGTCCATTTTAGTGGTACTATCTGAAAATGATAACACTAACGGTGGCTTGATTTTAGCGACTTCACCAATGGCTAAGAAAAGATATCACTTAAAAAATGTTGATCGTAAACGAGATCTTCCCCATGATGATCAAATGATTATTGTCCCACCGAGGATGAACCTATACATTGAAAAAAATATCGCTGTTAACAACATCTTTAAGCAGTTTGCGGCTGAAGCCGATGTCTATCCATATTCGATTGACGAATCCATTATTGATATGAGTAAATCATGGAAACTGTTTGGTAAAACACATCAAGAAGTGGCCCGTAATATTCAATTAGCGGTGAAAAGAGAGCTGGGGCTTTATACTACTGTTGGGATTGGTGAAAATCCACTGCAGGCAAAGCTAGCACTAGACATTCTAGCTAAGCATGATCATGATATGATTGGTGAATTAACCTACGAAAGCTTTGGACAGCATATTTGGCCCATTAGGGACTTATCATCGATCTGGAGTATTGGTAACCGGACTGCAAAGCATTTAAATGAGCTGGGGATTGATTCCATTGGCGACCTAGCACACACTGATCCATATTATCTGCAGCAAGAATTTGGCATCATTGGTGGGCAGTTATTTGCATTAGCGAACGGCATTGATCGTGCGCAGTTAGATCAGCCAGTTAAGGCGAAGTCTAAAAGCGTCGGTAATTCACAGGTGTTAGCTCACGATTACCATCATTCTGATGAAATTAAAGTGTTAATCAGAGAAATTGGTGAACAAGTAGCTGCTAGATTACGGCATCAGCATAAGCAAGCGACGATCGTTTCATTGCACGTTGGGTTTAGCTTTGCAGCTCAGGCCGATGGATTAGGAGATGGCTTTGCTCATTCTAAACGGATTGATCGCAGTGATAATTCGACCGAACTAATTCAATATTTAATTGCGATGTTTGATAAGTATTGGCACGGTGAAAGCGTTCGCAACGTTGCTGTTAGCTACGGTGGACTAATTGATGGACAGGGAGAGCAAATTGATTTATTTAAACCGGTTGATACTCAATTGAAACATCAAAAGTTGGACCGGTTAGTTGATGAAATTCGTGATAAATTTGGGGTTAATGCGATTATGCATCCATATAATTTAAAGGCGGGTGCTACTAGGCAAAAACGAAGTAAATTAGTTGGTGGGCATAACGGCGGAAACTCATTTAAGTAG
- a CDS encoding aminotransferase class I/II-fold pyridoxal phosphate-dependent enzyme — MDLKQFVSRGAGSIQPDAISTFNNQVAGIEGLIPLTLGEPDFSTPEHVKEAAIQAIEQNQSHYTNPQGLPALRRAAADYVHDKYGLNYDPDSEVLATAGVSEAMLCTFLAILNPGDEVIIPTPAFPVYESVVKVPGGRPVFIDTSNDGFKLTPEKLKQTLATHDKAKAIILNYPSNPTGVTYDQDELTALADVIKAYDVVVISDEIYSELTYDHAHFSFARLLPDQTITFNGLSKSHAMTGWRIGIVFAKPTLLSEIFKMHMFASFSLTANAQYAAIEAFNNGRNDAEPMKQVYIQRRDLVMKGLKAAGLTSSHPEGAFYIFASVPKSFNGDSMKFGLALAKEARVGVVPGVGFGPGGEGSFRLSYAASTEDLTEAVKRIQDFVKKHE; from the coding sequence ATGGATTTAAAGCAATTTGTTAGTAGGGGTGCTGGATCAATTCAACCGGATGCAATTTCAACATTCAACAATCAAGTAGCTGGAATTGAAGGGTTAATTCCATTAACGCTTGGTGAACCAGATTTTAGTACACCTGAACACGTCAAAGAAGCTGCAATTCAAGCGATTGAACAGAACCAAAGCCACTATACTAATCCACAGGGGCTGCCTGCATTAAGACGGGCAGCTGCAGACTATGTCCATGATAAGTACGGACTTAATTATGATCCGGACAGTGAGGTCCTAGCTACCGCTGGAGTTAGTGAGGCAATGCTATGTACCTTTTTAGCAATTTTGAACCCGGGTGATGAAGTCATTATTCCAACGCCTGCATTCCCCGTCTATGAATCAGTAGTAAAGGTTCCTGGTGGCCGTCCCGTATTTATTGATACTTCTAATGATGGCTTCAAATTAACCCCGGAAAAGCTAAAGCAAACTTTGGCTACCCACGATAAGGCAAAGGCGATTATTTTGAATTACCCTAGTAACCCAACTGGGGTAACGTATGATCAAGATGAGTTAACCGCATTAGCGGATGTGATCAAGGCCTACGATGTGGTGGTAATTAGTGATGAGATTTATAGTGAACTAACTTACGATCATGCGCATTTTTCATTTGCTAGGTTACTTCCTGATCAAACCATTACTTTTAATGGATTATCGAAATCCCACGCAATGACTGGATGGCGAATCGGAATCGTGTTTGCTAAGCCAACGCTTTTATCTGAAATTTTTAAAATGCATATGTTTGCTAGTTTTAGTCTCACCGCTAATGCGCAATACGCAGCCATCGAGGCTTTTAATAACGGACGGAATGATGCTGAGCCAATGAAGCAAGTCTATATTCAGCGTCGCGACCTTGTAATGAAGGGCTTAAAGGCAGCTGGATTGACTAGTTCACATCCTGAAGGAGCCTTTTATATCTTTGCATCGGTTCCAAAATCGTTTAACGGTGATAGCATGAAGTTTGGGTTAGCCTTAGCCAAGGAAGCACGTGTTGGAGTAGTTCCAGGAGTTGGGTTTGGTCCTGGTGGTGAAGGCAGCTTTAGATTAAGTTATGCTGCTAGTACCGAAGATTTAACTGAAGCGGTAAAACGAATTCAAGATTTTGTTAAGAAACACGAGTAA
- a CDS encoding TetR/AcrR family transcriptional regulator, with product MTDFRRQRTDLIVFQALRNLLKTELFSDITVNQIAQKALIHRNTFYHHFDDKYNLLHRFIIYSLNEASNDVDVSMFSKHPFIVIRGLYDTSYQKIFDFQSRDAEFSKVFADCFFELFVQDMQDADNIWAMGKISSILTWNRFNGNPYDMFNDYLVLDQIFTTKQFPMLDDN from the coding sequence ATGACTGATTTTAGAAGACAACGAACTGACTTAATTGTTTTTCAGGCGCTTAGAAACTTATTAAAGACCGAGTTATTTTCAGATATTACAGTCAACCAAATTGCGCAAAAGGCATTGATTCATCGCAATACGTTTTACCATCATTTTGATGATAAATATAATTTATTACATCGGTTCATTATTTATTCCTTGAACGAAGCTAGTAATGATGTTGACGTTTCAATGTTTAGTAAGCATCCCTTTATTGTCATTAGGGGCTTATATGATACTTCATATCAGAAAATATTCGATTTTCAAAGTCGTGATGCTGAGTTTTCAAAGGTGTTTGCAGATTGTTTTTTTGAATTATTCGTTCAAGATATGCAGGATGCTGATAATATTTGGGCCATGGGTAAAATTTCATCGATTTTAACTTGGAACCGCTTTAACGGGAATCCGTATGATATGTTTAACGACTACCTAGTGTTGGATCAAATATTTACTACTAAGCAATTTCCAATGTTAGATGATAATTAA
- a CDS encoding amino acid ABC transporter ATP-binding protein: protein MIMVDVKDLVKSYGSNHVLKGVNFQVEKNEVVVIIGPSGSGKSTLLRTLNKLEEPTSGSVVIDGKDISDPKTDMNKVRENIGMVFQHFNLFNNLSVGQNIMLAPVELKRENKEEAADQAKRLLDVVNLSQKFDAKVQSLSGGQKQRVAIARALAMKPDIMLFDEPTSALDPEMVGDVLQVMKQLAKEGMTMVVVTHEMGFAREVADRVVFVDDGKILESGTPDDIFNHPKNARLRSFLEKVL from the coding sequence ATGATTATGGTAGATGTTAAGGACTTGGTAAAGAGTTACGGTAGTAACCACGTTTTAAAGGGTGTTAACTTTCAAGTTGAAAAGAATGAAGTGGTTGTTATTATTGGACCATCTGGTTCTGGGAAGAGTACGCTATTAAGAACGCTTAACAAACTAGAGGAACCAACTTCTGGTTCTGTCGTGATTGATGGTAAGGACATTTCAGATCCGAAGACTGATATGAATAAGGTTCGTGAAAATATCGGAATGGTGTTTCAACACTTTAACCTATTTAATAACTTATCAGTGGGGCAAAACATTATGTTGGCACCGGTAGAATTAAAGCGTGAAAATAAGGAAGAGGCTGCTGATCAAGCTAAACGCCTATTAGATGTAGTTAACCTTTCACAAAAATTTGATGCTAAGGTGCAATCCTTATCCGGTGGGCAAAAACAACGGGTTGCGATTGCACGAGCATTGGCAATGAAACCGGATATCATGTTATTTGATGAACCAACTAGTGCGTTGGATCCTGAAATGGTTGGTGATGTGCTTCAGGTAATGAAGCAACTAGCTAAAGAAGGAATGACAATGGTCGTAGTTACTCATGAAATGGGATTCGCTCGTGAAGTTGCTGATCGGGTAGTGTTTGTCGATGATGGTAAGATTTTGGAATCAGGCACTCCTGATGATATCTTTAACCATCCTAAAAATGCTCGACTAAGATCATTCTTAGAAAAAGTCCTTTAA
- a CDS encoding MMPL family transporter: MSNMLNRWGQWSYQNKFKSLLAWLVVLVIFIAGVGKLGSNFNQNFTIKGLPSTEIQSTLKKEFKQNVNAGTMKVVIQSDQSNGVNQKDIKTKIQRALKNIRNQSGIKSVADPYTNQTISKDKSTTYISITFKKDARLVSQSQIKNVEKQFNSIKHHPQTKIAYDGSVQITPTELGGTSEIIGIVIAFILLLILFRSFVTAGLPIITAIVGLISGVLIVTIGSNFVTIVSVAQTLATMLSLAVGIDYALFIVNRYRGELRNHSPQQALGNALATAGSSVLFAGVTVVVALLGLSVIGMDFLTQMGVASAIAVVFAILSAVTLLPAVISLASKFIKADQNDPEQSADHPGWFTKSITKYPIITTLVSLVILIAVAIPAKNMRLGMPYNGSLPKDNTQRQAYDMISDKFGEGINAPLIGVVELNQNQSKAAQEKTLKQITNRVKEMRGTKMIVPVANQKAIAEMKTPAYQNKVKAQVTSQVQAQVKAAIQKDPTLATNTQKQQLLTKQYAAQAQKQAQAQAQQRAISPIPAQISSNHKYAMFVLIPKKGTEAVQTEQLTKKINDYAKTIKKNYGTNIILTGTNAVNIDTTNKLNGATPVFAGIVILLAFILLMFMFRSFLIPLVAMVGFGLSLLASFGVTTLTIQEGMFKEFLGISKGAPVLSFLPVIFIGILFGLAMDYEVFMVSRIREEYLKTGDNSHSVAVGIKSSGPVIITAALIMIAVFGSFALSTNPTIKSLGLSLAFGIFFDAFLVRLILVPSMIKILGKANWFFPGRKQK; encoded by the coding sequence ATGTCTAATATGCTTAATCGGTGGGGCCAGTGGTCATACCAGAATAAATTCAAATCATTGTTAGCATGGCTAGTCGTCCTGGTCATATTTATTGCTGGAGTTGGTAAATTAGGGTCTAATTTTAACCAAAATTTTACAATCAAGGGCCTTCCATCTACTGAGATCCAATCTACTTTGAAAAAAGAATTTAAACAAAACGTTAATGCTGGAACCATGAAGGTCGTTATTCAAAGCGACCAATCAAATGGGGTTAACCAAAAGGATATTAAAACTAAAATTCAACGCGCTTTAAAAAATATCCGCAACCAGTCTGGTATTAAAAGCGTAGCTGATCCATACACTAATCAAACGATCAGTAAGGATAAATCCACTACTTACATCAGCATTACATTTAAAAAAGATGCTAGATTAGTTTCACAGTCTCAGATCAAGAACGTTGAAAAACAATTTAATTCCATCAAACACCATCCCCAAACTAAAATTGCATACGACGGATCAGTCCAGATTACCCCCACCGAACTAGGCGGGACGTCCGAAATCATCGGGATCGTAATTGCATTTATCTTGCTACTGATTCTATTTAGATCATTCGTAACGGCCGGGTTACCAATTATTACCGCCATCGTTGGATTAATCTCCGGTGTTTTGATTGTAACGATCGGCAGTAATTTTGTAACCATCGTTAGTGTCGCTCAAACGTTAGCCACCATGCTTAGCTTGGCAGTTGGAATCGACTATGCGCTCTTTATCGTTAATCGCTATCGGGGAGAATTACGGAATCATTCTCCGCAACAAGCACTAGGAAACGCCCTAGCTACAGCCGGTAGCTCGGTGCTATTTGCTGGAGTAACGGTTGTCGTTGCCCTATTAGGTTTGAGTGTTATCGGGATGGATTTCCTAACTCAAATGGGCGTCGCTTCAGCAATTGCGGTGGTCTTTGCTATTTTATCCGCAGTCACCCTATTGCCAGCGGTCATTTCATTAGCAAGCAAATTTATTAAAGCGGACCAAAATGACCCCGAACAAAGCGCTGATCATCCAGGCTGGTTCACTAAGTCCATTACTAAGTATCCAATCATCACCACTTTGGTTAGTTTAGTCATTTTAATCGCAGTGGCCATCCCAGCTAAAAACATGCGTTTAGGGATGCCATATAACGGATCACTACCTAAGGATAATACCCAGCGACAAGCATACGACATGATTTCAGATAAATTTGGTGAAGGCATCAACGCCCCACTAATCGGTGTCGTTGAACTAAACCAAAATCAATCTAAAGCAGCTCAAGAAAAGACCTTAAAGCAAATTACCAACCGGGTTAAGGAAATGCGCGGAACTAAGATGATTGTTCCGGTTGCTAATCAAAAGGCAATCGCTGAGATGAAGACCCCCGCTTATCAAAATAAGGTCAAAGCACAAGTTACTAGTCAGGTTCAAGCCCAAGTTAAAGCTGCTATTCAAAAGGATCCAACGCTGGCTACTAACACCCAAAAACAACAGCTGCTTACTAAGCAATACGCTGCCCAAGCGCAAAAGCAAGCCCAGGCCCAAGCACAGCAGCGGGCAATTTCACCCATTCCTGCTCAAATTAGCAGTAATCACAAGTACGCAATGTTTGTATTGATTCCTAAAAAGGGAACTGAAGCCGTTCAAACTGAACAGTTAACTAAAAAAATTAATGATTATGCTAAAACGATTAAAAAGAACTATGGCACTAATATCATCTTAACTGGTACAAACGCCGTTAATATCGATACAACCAACAAGTTAAATGGTGCTACCCCCGTCTTTGCTGGGATTGTCATTTTGCTTGCGTTCATTTTATTGATGTTTATGTTCAGATCGTTCCTAATTCCACTAGTTGCAATGGTTGGTTTCGGATTATCATTACTAGCATCATTTGGAGTTACAACGCTAACGATTCAAGAAGGCATGTTCAAGGAATTCCTTGGCATTAGCAAGGGCGCTCCAGTCCTATCGTTCTTACCGGTCATCTTTATCGGGATTCTATTTGGTCTCGCAATGGATTACGAGGTCTTCATGGTTTCTAGAATTCGCGAAGAATATTTAAAAACCGGCGATAATTCGCATTCAGTCGCAGTCGGGATTAAGAGTAGTGGTCCTGTAATCATCACCGCAGCGTTGATTATGATTGCTGTGTTCGGTAGCTTTGCACTATCCACTAACCCCACCATTAAGTCATTAGGATTATCATTAGCATTTGGAATCTTCTTTGATGCATTCCTAGTTCGATTAATCCTTGTCCCATCCATGATCAAAATCCTAGGGAAGGCTAATTGGTTCTTCCCAGGAAGAAAACAAAAATAA
- a CDS encoding AAA family ATPase, whose translation MARFSNDPFGNNDFDDIFNQFFNNHNSGDVQRRYSVNGQELTPEQFAQLQQNGQLGGQSQAGQTPKDAKGSILDKLGRNLTQEARDKKLDPVIGREKEIQETAEVLSRRIKNNPVLVGDAGVGKTAVVEGLAQSIVKGDVPAAIKNKEIISIDISGLEAGTQYRGSFEQNIQNLIKEVKSRGNVILFFDEIHQILGAGNTGDESGSKGLADIIKPDLSRGEISIIGATTQDEYRNTIMKDSALARRFNEVQVKAPSDETTFRILEGVRPLYEKHHNVELPDKVLKAAIDFSDQYIPQRHLPDKAIDLVDMTAAHLAAQHPVVDQKQIEADIKSETDAKQAAADKENYEEALKHQNKIESLREQLDNSSDEKKVTATVDDVAKSVERLTGIPVSKMGSSDIERLKGMDSRLRGKVIGQDEAVEDVARAIRRNRAGFDDGNRPIGSFLFVGPTGVGKTELAKQLALDMFGNKSAIVRLDMSEYSDATAVSKLIGASAGYVGYNDTNNTLTEKVRRNPYSIVLLDEIEKANPQVLTLLLQVLDDGRLTDAQGNTVNFKNTVIIATSNAGFGNEQLSGDKKQDDDILKKLAPYFRPEFLNRFNAIVEFSHLTKEDLKQIVNLMLVDVNKTLAKKGMDVHVTEAAKDLLIDQGYDEAMGARPLRRVVEQQVRDNITDFYLDHIDVKHLLASVKDGKLVISERKDDDK comes from the coding sequence ATGGCTAGATTTTCTAACGATCCATTTGGAAACAATGATTTTGACGACATTTTTAATCAATTTTTTAACAATCATAATAGCGGGGATGTTCAACGGCGCTATTCAGTCAACGGACAGGAATTAACCCCTGAACAATTTGCTCAATTACAACAAAATGGGCAATTAGGTGGTCAATCACAAGCAGGCCAGACCCCTAAGGATGCTAAGGGAAGCATCTTGGACAAATTAGGTCGTAACCTTACCCAAGAAGCTCGTGATAAGAAGCTTGACCCAGTAATTGGTCGGGAAAAGGAGATTCAAGAAACTGCTGAAGTCCTTTCACGTAGAATTAAAAACAACCCCGTTTTAGTTGGAGATGCTGGGGTTGGTAAAACGGCTGTCGTTGAAGGATTAGCTCAATCAATTGTTAAGGGCGATGTTCCAGCTGCGATTAAGAACAAGGAAATTATTAGTATTGATATTTCTGGACTTGAAGCTGGAACTCAATATCGTGGTAGCTTTGAACAAAACATTCAAAATTTAATTAAAGAAGTTAAATCCCGTGGAAACGTTATTTTGTTCTTTGATGAAATTCATCAAATTTTAGGGGCCGGAAATACTGGTGATGAAAGTGGTTCTAAGGGATTAGCTGATATTATTAAGCCAGATTTATCACGTGGTGAAATTTCAATTATCGGAGCTACGACTCAGGATGAATACAGAAATACAATTATGAAGGATTCAGCTTTAGCACGGCGGTTCAATGAAGTGCAAGTTAAGGCTCCTTCAGATGAAACTACCTTCAGAATTTTGGAAGGGGTACGTCCACTATATGAAAAGCATCACAACGTTGAATTGCCAGATAAGGTATTAAAGGCTGCGATTGATTTTTCAGATCAATATATTCCACAAAGACACCTTCCTGATAAGGCAATTGATTTGGTAGATATGACTGCTGCTCATTTAGCTGCTCAGCATCCAGTAGTCGATCAAAAGCAAATTGAAGCAGATATTAAGAGTGAAACTGATGCTAAACAAGCTGCTGCTGATAAGGAAAATTATGAAGAAGCTTTAAAGCACCAAAATAAAATCGAATCGCTTCGTGAACAACTAGATAACAGTAGTGACGAAAAGAAGGTTACTGCGACCGTTGATGATGTTGCTAAATCAGTTGAACGTTTGACTGGGATTCCAGTTTCTAAGATGGGTTCTAGTGATATTGAACGACTAAAGGGAATGGATTCCAGATTACGTGGCAAGGTCATTGGTCAAGACGAAGCGGTCGAAGATGTTGCCCGTGCAATTCGTCGGAACCGGGCTGGTTTTGATGACGGTAACCGTCCAATTGGAAGTTTCCTATTTGTTGGGCCCACCGGAGTTGGTAAAACTGAATTAGCAAAGCAATTAGCATTGGACATGTTTGGCAACAAGAGTGCAATTGTTAGATTGGATATGTCAGAATACTCTGATGCGACTGCCGTTTCCAAGTTAATTGGTGCTAGCGCTGGTTATGTTGGTTATAATGATACTAACAATACCTTGACTGAAAAAGTACGGAGAAACCCATACTCAATCGTATTGTTAGATGAAATTGAAAAGGCTAATCCGCAAGTGTTGACCCTGTTACTACAGGTATTGGATGACGGTCGTTTAACTGATGCACAGGGGAATACCGTTAACTTCAAGAATACCGTGATTATTGCTACTTCTAATGCTGGGTTTGGGAATGAACAACTTAGTGGTGATAAGAAGCAAGATGATGACATTCTTAAGAAACTTGCACCATACTTTAGACCTGAATTCCTGAACCGGTTTAATGCGATTGTTGAATTCTCACACTTAACAAAGGAAGACTTAAAGCAGATTGTTAACTTGATGTTAGTTGATGTTAATAAGACCCTAGCTAAGAAGGGAATGGATGTCCACGTTACCGAAGCTGCCAAGGATTTATTAATTGACCAGGGTTACGATGAAGCCATGGGTGCACGGCCACTTCGTCGGGTGGTTGAACAACAAGTTAGAGATAATATTACTGACTTCTATCTTGATCATATCGATGTTAAACACCTACTTGCCTCAGTTAAGGATGGTAAGCTAGTAATTAGTGAACGGAAAGATGATGATAAATAA
- a CDS encoding MerR family transcriptional regulator produces the protein MNIKQVSEITKVPASTIRYYEKEHIIPPLERNNVGVRNFDEHLIRRINFAKTMRAAGMEIAALKKYIYLFDKVPNSQNEQLELLKQQRTIMTNKRDDIQIAINHLNYKIEHFADHMMTSEHELSELKQQRKKD, from the coding sequence ATGAATATTAAACAAGTTAGTGAAATTACCAAGGTACCAGCATCAACGATTAGATATTACGAAAAAGAACACATCATTCCACCATTAGAACGGAATAACGTCGGCGTTCGCAATTTTGATGAACATTTGATCAGAAGAATCAATTTTGCAAAGACGATGCGTGCTGCCGGAATGGAAATTGCGGCGCTAAAAAAATACATTTACCTATTTGATAAGGTCCCGAATAGTCAAAATGAACAATTAGAATTACTTAAACAGCAACGAACAATTATGACTAATAAACGTGATGATATTCAAATAGCAATTAACCATCTCAATTATAAAATTGAACACTTTGCTGATCACATGATGACATCAGAACATGAACTTAGTGAATTAAAACAGCAGCGCAAAAAAGATTAA